GTCCAGGGTTGCAGTGCATGTGTAAAGGGGCTTTAGATGAGTGGATAGATGCCACAGCATTGGAGGCGGGGCCTCGTTTATTCCTTTGAAGTTACTCACTGACGCATAAAGCTGAAAAGTTCGACCTCTTGGCTATAAAAGTACCCAGATCTTTGTAATCATTGGGCCAACAGAGTGAACGCACCAAAAACTTTGTGGGGGatgtgacgctcaaaaaatttatccactgatttactgATCTCtctcacaatgtaagtctatggtaaagtatttttgggccccatggcgtCATgtaatgcagtggttcccaactggtccagatttcttcttagtcattagttcaaagtccacacagtttgatatagtcagcgtcatacttgtgtttgtcaATGTCGTCGAGCTAGCTTGCCGTCTCTGTCCAGTAGCTGTCCATTTGTCACTAACTCTACAGCACGAAACGgcactccaaaataaaagctctgtgctggaaattcactgcactCTAAAATattgtgtgttctttttttttttttttttacaaagttgacACATTCCTGAGTCagttgcggtccattcagaatgaacctGTGACCCACCTTTGGACCACAacccatcagttgggaaccGTTGATGTATTGGACAAGGAAGTTGTAATTTCAGTTTGGCCCCTATGTCAACTTGGCTTTTTGGTCTGGGGCCCTGGTGTGTACAGTTTGTATGGAGCTGCAGCTGGTTAGCGTAGCTTAGCTTAGTGCAAAGCCCAAAAACAAGGGGAGAGAACTAGCCTGACTTTAGCTACTACAAACCACTCATCACACCAGACAAAGTGAGGCTATAGAAGCAAAATCCCCGAGGATATTGAGTCAAACAtgggtgtgttttatttttaatgaatcAACAACTGATGCGTAAGAGGAATATTGTGTTCTTGCTTCTTCCTGCATTAAGTGTTTGTTCAGTCTAAAGGAAAAGTCTAAGACACTACAAACCTtcaacagaaacatttttgaTTGAGTTTAGTCTCTTGTGTTTTGCCAGGTGACGAGCTGGAGTACCTTCGACCCAACGTTTACCGCAACGTAGCGCGACAGCTCAACATCACCGTGGCGTCAGAGAGCATTGTGTCTGATGCTTTCCTGGCTGTGGCCGCAGACATTTTCTCCACAGGTAGGTCCGCATCTGTGTTGTAAATCAGGCCATGCGTGCAGGCCTGCATCATGGGAACTAACTGTAGGACTTTGTTATCAGgtacacagaaaacaaagggAGATTACACAGCATTTGTCCTTTTAGGGAAGTTCTTCATATCTTTGTCAGCAGGGAGGGGAACTTCAGAGCTTGAGGCAAACACAATAAAGATATTGAAATGTTTGGAGAACTTCTGTTACTTAAATAAGAGCAGTTTTTCAACTAATTCCAGCTTACTTTGTCATGTAAATACCTCTCCTGCAGGGTTGCCACAGGATTCTCCAGTTACTCAGAGGCATTTTCTAGCGGTCATTATCCTCTTACGGGAAAGGAACCGTGGGGAAAACATTCTGTCCATATTAGGTTAACATGTTGCTGGAGCGAGTGATTGTTACAGACAGTTTGGACCCCACCCAGGGAGCGCAGTCATGGGCTTCAGCTGGTTTCTACCTCAGGGACTGTAACTAAACAATCTGCTGCAAAGTTAATTAGGAGTTGGCTGCAAACTGAACAAAATCAGGTTAGTGTGGTCCCTAGTATGTGCAGAGCTACTTAGAAAAATCACTGACTGCTTCAAGGATATTGACGTTAAATTAAACCTTAATCCAAACATGCTGTTGTGGTTATGACCACGAGTGTGGTGTTATTCAAGTAAGTTGCTTTAGTTTCAGTCACAGGTTTGAGGATGATAGTGTAAGTGTTGACACAtacagtgaagctgacagtCTAGATGTGTCACTGCGTCAAGAGGAAGTTATGGACAGCAGAAGATTATGACTACAGACTTATCTAATGTGTATGAGCTCAGTCACAACTGTCAGCAAGacacagacaacaaaaacatcctCCCACAGTTTACATGTTGCACCATCCAGCAGCGTAGGATGCCCCTTTATTTAAAGCTGTTCTGTATGGAAGTTTGTATTGGACTTTATTATTTGTAACCCACACAAGACACTCTACAGCATAACCTACTCTGTATACACATGCTTTAATTTCACATAAAGATGTTACAGGATTTATGTGCGGTCATATTTACGCAGTTGTGGATCCATTTTTACACGTGAGACTTGTTTCGCACATTTGTGGATCACTTCCTGTATGTTTGCGGCTCTTGTTTCAATTGTGACTTCCCTTctgtgtatttgtatgattttgGAGGATCTGTAAAAAAAGGGAGGTGGAGTTACTCGCCACATCAGCAGCTTGCGACATTCCCTCACACAGAGCCTATCTAGCATTGGcatccttaaagggatagtgcgcccaaaaatgaaaattcagccattatctactcacccatatgccgagggaggctcaagtgaagttttagagtcctcacatcccttgcggagatcccaggggagagtgggtagcagcacaactccacctaatgcaggctgagaccacaaaatatctccatattgctcgagcttcaggacacttggatcactacggacgagcagtatggagatattttgtggtttcagttatgtgtttttttggacgttttaatctggggcgctgtcagcctccattaggtggagttgtgctgctacccacacccccctgggatctctgcaagggatgtgaggactctaaaacttcacctgagcattcctcggcatatgggtgagtagataatggctgaattttcatttttgggtgcactatccctttaacaataACAACTGGACACAGGGATAGAGGTCAGCCGCTATTAGTTCCTTTCCAGGGAGCATGGGGAATTTATGCCTCTCAGTATGAGCACATATTTCTATTCATGTTAAgcaattgaaataaaaatggatcATTTGTAAGGATAATAATTTTGCGATGCTAATTTTCAGTAGCGCACTAATGTTTATTCCCATTATGTGTTAGCATCGAGCTAACGGACTAATTTGACACAGGgttgcagtggtggaagaagtacttaGATCTTTTGCTCAGGTGAAAGTACAAGAGAAAAGTCAAGTGGGAGTCAGTCAGTTAAGTCTTGCTTATCCATCATAATATTTTTTACTTAAAGTCTCAATTTGCAGTTTAactaatatttaaatgtatcaaataaatgtagggTAGTGAAAAGTAAAACATGTCCTTCTCAGATGTAATGGAGTGGAAGAATTTAGTAGCAGAACATGAAAATATTCAAGTAAAGTACGAGTACATCAGAATTATActcaagtacagtacttgagagtaaatgtactttgttaccTTCCAGCATCACTGCAAACTGCAGATGCTAACGCTAGATAGGCTCTGTTTTTTAGCTTACTAGGTACACTTATCTCATGTGAGAGAATGTCGCCATCAGCAGATCCTGCTGTGGTAGGAATTGGACAAAATTATGCAAATACACAGGTGCCAAGTCACAAATGTCACATGACCCGTGAACTTACAGGAAGCGATCCACAAATATGCAAAACCAGTCTCACGTGTAAAAATGGATTCACAAATGTGTAAATATGAAAGTACGTGTTTACAGACTATACACTGTTCTGTTCATAGTTGTGATCAATATCTTTACACTAACAGTATGTCAAATTAATGTGTGTAAAGTGGAAGTTGTCGTTTGtgaaacccacagagaattatgaCCCAACTCTCAGTTCTCCTCGGCTCTACGGACACTTTTAGtttcttttagctcattgttttggttttaaagctctcgtgtgtaggatttagggggatatatcaGCAGAGATGgaacataatataataagtatgttttcttttgtgtataatcaccttaaaataagaactgttttgttttcgttaccttagaatgagctgttcacatctacatagggagcaggtggAGACATTTATGGAGATCTTCATGTTGCACCACATTTTGCAAATTCCAGATTTCACAGTGAGAGAAACATGATGTCCATTATGAGATACTAGGAATGAATCAGACGACAGGAACAGAAGATGGATGAGGCTGAggctcagtttgtgtgtgttggacatGTAAACACTGCAAAAATAGTCTGAAGTTTTGACTGTAAATGGTGCAGCGGTAGAAAGCTTCACTTAACATGTGAACTAAGTTGGAAAAATGACCTGCTCACTAATCTGGTGAGGCGTACAGCCTGTCTGCTGCCCGGAGCCTCCTGTTTGGGTTCTCTGTgggacaggcaggcaggcatgGATGCCTCATGCCTGGCTGCTGCTGAGGTTTTATAATTTGTTTATCCGTCTTTGGAGAGAGCTGTTGAGAGACGTTTGCTGCACTAAAAACTACAACTCctcaaaaacagcaatttaaaggcccagacaaacacaaacagatatCAAAAACACAAGTGGTGACCAAAGTCGCCTGGTGGCTCACGTCACCGGTGCTTCAGCCAAAAAAGTtgctcatgaacacactgcaacgACTACAGCTGACGACCAACCAGCATGAACGTTCTGGACCTGCacgagaggaaataactctctaTACAAGCAGGCAGCGGTGGTCTGTAATCATTATTTGATAGGGGAAAGATTgacaggacggattcaagatTGTAGTTAGCCAGTTATCACATAAACAGCACAACctaatgttgaaagaacaaaagaCCAAGGGCGTAAATATATAAAGTGAAGGTAGTATAGTTGCACAGGGGCCTGTAGGGTGGGATTGGGGGCCTTTAGAGCTGAGGACACTGTcatcagacagcctgtcactcaaagaggcCCGCCTTTATTTATGTGTAACACTTACTAAAATCTAAACGTGTAATATATGTGGAAAAACTAGTACAGTCATCACAAACAGGGCTAttgagaccaaaacagttttttgtaccaggctgtaaacgtttatttctgctgtaaagttggacattttaacatggaggtctatggggattgactggcttctggagccagcctcaagtggccattagaggaactgcagtttttggcacatgATATACATGACATGATATACAGTTGCTATTTTAGTGGCAAAATCTGGCACCAGGACCTGTAAAATTATCAAGCACTGGGGCCGGTTGTAGCTACATAAGCCACTGCAAAGGACATTTACGGCACACTAGCAAACCATAACACAAACAGTTGCGAAGTGTTTCTGCTAAAGGGCTAAAAAATGATCTCAACTAATGTAGCAATCTCACGCCCTCttctctcacttcctgtttctctttttgtgcactgagctgaactgctaaTCAGAGGTTTTTTATTCACCGACGGGCTGTGCTGTATCTaacgccaattcaacatgctgaattagcTGGAAAAAAGCTGACTAGGGCCAGGAACACTGTAAGTCATCCAATAATAATTTGTTTGAAAAGTTTGTGTTCATACATCAGATATCAGGACCAGGCTCGGAATGGCCATCGGGTAATTCTGACACTTGCGAGATGGGCCGGTCCACCTTATGGGCCGCAAATCCAACACCAGCACTTGTGGGGAAAAGTGTATGTTTAAAAAAGACCTGCTGGCTGCTGCTGACTTGATGTCGGCGAAGCCCATCTAATTAGGGGTTACAAGGTCTCAAAATTGTCGATAGCCTACCTATTGGCCCACTTAGGTGCAGCGGTACCAGCCGTCGTCACTTCCCCCCACCCCTTCAAATGGATCAGTCTATCATGTAATGTTAGAGGTCGAAAAAGagcaagaaataaaagaaatccTGGCATAAGGAGTGGAgtaagtgaaataaaaatacaaataacctGGACAAAGGAGccaaaaaacaaggtgaaacagagaaaagaacAGCATTGTGACATTAATATTAGCAGCACTGATAATAATCACGACAGTCTGCTGGTAGCACCACAAGGGGAAAGAGTTACATCGAGGACATAACTGATAGTGTATAAACCATTGAGTGTGGATGCAGTGCATTTTGCTCTAACGGTCCCACGTCTCTTGTGTGTCTCCTGTCAGGTGTGACGTGGGGGAAGGTGGTGTCTTTGTACGCCGTGGCAGGAGCCTTGGCGGTGGACTGTGTTCGCCATGGTCATCCAGCTATGGTCCATACCATTGTCGATTGTATGGGGGAGTTTGTCCGCAAAAGCCTGACCTCCTGGTTGAAGAGGAGAGGTGGCTGGGTAAGGGACGCTTCTGTAGAGTGTTGATAATGAAATAACTTGCAGGCCTTTATATTCTCTGTTGTAAACTGAAGGTGGTGTGTTTATCCTGTGACaaagtatttttgttgttataatcTTTATTTACACAAGGAAAGCCATTGAGAGCGAACTCTCTTTTACAAGAACGCCCTGAATACAGTACTTATAAACAACAGAAGCAGCTGAAAGTTACAGTATGGGTGACCAAAGTATGCCAAGTGCACTATAAAATCACTAAACTCTCCCACATATGATTGTTCAGACCTAGTATTGATATTATAGGAGTGTTATACGGGGCTTGAAATGATAGCATAGGTGAACTACTGCTCCAATTTTATCTTTAATATTTCTTGGTGACCGAGTGTGTTTGTGATTATTAGGGCTGCAATCCACTGATTATTTATAGAATTCATTTGGGttacaaacagaaacagaaacaaacagaaactgtcGCCACAGCTTGAGACGGAGCAGTAGGCATGTCATCTGTAGGATCCCGTTAATGGGAGAAGCCTGTCTGATAAAACCCTGCAGAAACAATAAAGTGTACGAGAAGGAACAAGGCCTGGCAGCGTGCCTCAGCTCCGTTCTGCTCTGCTGCAAAGAGCACAACAAGTGAACAAATGTGCCCATGCACTCGGAGACATGGCACCcaagtcagttttgttttgaaGACAAGTGGAGTGTGACAAAATGAAGAGCGCTGCATTGTATAACTGACCTCATGGGCAGAAATGAGGGAGCTGTGGCAGTCTAAACTCAAGCTGTAATGTCTCTACAGCGGGACATGATGTCAGCTGGTAGGAAACCTAAATAACGTTCAGTGATATGAAGGATCTGAAGAGAGGGACAAGTGTTTAGTGTCAGGACTGACACTTAACTGTGCTTTCTGTGGAGTCTCATAGTCTGTAAAAGTTCTCTGGTTATATAAGTGGATTTTTGGAGTAAGCATTGCTGAGATTACAGAGTGGGCTCTGGCTTTGAAAGAACATATTTGTGGATAAGTTGCACATCATGTCACTGCACATTGTGAAAATGTTATAAATCAAGAACACATGTGGGATTTATCAGGTATTTTAGGCTATAATCACGCTGCAAGCATcagaaataatttaataatttcagAAATAAGTTCCATCCATGCTTACCTGCCAGAAAAGTAAGACCATAGATTTCATGGATTTGATCGTTTTAAAGCTGTCTTATGTTAGTTTGGGTCAGTGGTGAGGTTTTGTTCACCCGAAGGGTGGAGCGTAACAAGGGCAAAGTCAGAAGTTTCCCACAACAACAAATGAGATGGTGGAGGAGGATGTAATATTGACAGCAGTGGCCTGTGATACCATATAATGTTACATCCTGTCATAATTACTGATTCATTCCTCTCTGCCACCATTTGAATTTCTTTGTCGTCTCCTACGGTCGGAAATTGCTTGAAGTATGCCACAGTGCCTCCGCCATCTCTGGTggtattgctgcatttcatcCGTATGTGAGCtgtcagaaaacatgcacaaatgtccaacaggataaaatgaggaagtgaagacattttacatccaaaagtcaaaggtcaacttcactgtgacatcatgatgttaTCTGTTTGTTACGCCATAACTGCAGCTTGAATGGTTTGGAGGCATTCAGCCACAAGGTGGTGATTCTAGTTTCAGTCATATgtatccattggtttgtggactctcgttttgaagccttaaagggatagtgcacccaaaaatgaaaattcagccattatctactcaccctcatgcggAGGAAGGCTCTAGTGACgtttcagagtcctcacaacacttgcagagatccgaggggggagtgggtagcagcacaactgcacacctaatggctgacggcgccccagattaaaacatccaagaacacataattgaaaccacaaaatatctccatactgctcatccgtagtgattcaagtgtcctgaagccccgacataaaaagttgtttggaaaaatgtcatttgaactctcaccctcattgtagcctgtagccttcaccagagcctccctcggcatatgggtgagtagataatggctgcattttcatttttgggtgcactatccctttaatttcagcatttttttcggccagaagtgaccatatttgggtgagagggtggcgctgtggaggagcgaacATGGGTGTCTGCCTCAGGTAAAGAAGTGGCCCAaatcagaataaaaaaagatcaGATTCAATGTGATTTTttgctattaaaaaaaactaaatctgGGTAACATATGAGCAAAAAAACAATCTGATTTGGGCCTTTTTGTTGCCTGCCTGAATGTTGTTGAGTGTCTGCATCAGATGCaaccatttttgttttattctgaattgATTCAATGAGCTCTGTGTCTTCTCTGCTGTTACAGGTGGATGTAACAAAGTGCGTGGTGAACACTGATCCCAGCTTCCGCTCTCACTGGCTGGTGTGTGCCGTCTGTGCCTTTGGACACTACGTGAAGGCCATTGTGTTATACCTCTTCAGGGAGAAGTGAGAGACAGAGTCACACACTGGAttctgagcagagtgaccagcactgtccaccaccaccaccatgtcTTTACGAAAGCATCTCCTGCATTGGATCATGTTTACACTCATTTGCACTGAACCTTCATGGACGAACACATTCTCCCATCACAGAAAACAGACTCTCCGTGCTTCTTCTGCTTCCTGTGCTAGATTTTCTATTTATtgttcatgtttattttaaggCACACATTTGACGTAAATGTATAAAATCACCCTCTGTTTGTAGCGCTTAATTTTTCCACAAACAGCAGAACTGGTcattttgttgtctgtttgGGAGATGCTTGGCGCCCCCTCGTGGTTAAAAGTTGTAACTACTTTAAAGGGTAACCAGTATTTATCAACCTGGACTCTTTttccatgttttgtgtctggGCACCCTTGGTCAAAATTCAGtttactgtaaatatttaaGGAAAATGTGATCTCCAAAAGGCTTGAAGTTAAAGATGATACATGCttctcaacattttaagcaagatcagtgtattattttggttt
This sequence is a window from Epinephelus lanceolatus isolate andai-2023 chromosome 6, ASM4190304v1, whole genome shotgun sequence. Protein-coding genes within it:
- the boka gene encoding bcl-2-related ovarian killer protein homolog A, which encodes MEMLRRSSVFAAEVFDRSPTDKELVSQAKALCRDYIHSRLNRAGIGWSKPEHGLAASGGALGEISSVLLWLGDELEYLRPNVYRNVARQLNITVASESIVSDAFLAVAADIFSTGVTWGKVVSLYAVAGALAVDCVRHGHPAMVHTIVDCMGEFVRKSLTSWLKRRGGWVDVTKCVVNTDPSFRSHWLVCAVCAFGHYVKAIVLYLFREK